ATCACCGGCTGGGACCCGCTGGACGCCCGCGAGTCGTTCGTGCTGCAGGTCGCGCTCGCGCTCGGCCAGCTCGGCACCGACGGCTGACCCAGCCCTTCCCCACCCGGGGCGATTGAGGATTCCCACAACCGCCTTGGGTGAGGTTGGTGCGCGTCGCGACGCTCCGGTGTCCCCGCCAGGTGGCACCGTGGACCCGTGCTCGCCGTCGTCTGCCCTGGACAGGGCTCTCAGACCCCCGGGATGCTCGCGCCTTGGCTCGAGCTGCCCGGCACCTCCGACCTGCTCGACTCCTTCTCGGCCGCCGCCGGGACGGACCTCGTCCAGCACGGGACCACGTCCGACGCCGAGACGATCCGGGACACCGCGGTGGCCCAGCCGCTCATCGTCTCCGCGTCGCTGCTCGCGCTGCGGGCGATCCTCGACGGACGCCCCACCACGGACGTCGTCGACGTCACCGCGGGCCACTCCGTCGGCGAGCTGGCCGCCGCCGCGGTCGCGGGCGCCCTCGACGACGCCGGGGCCGTCGGCCTCGTGTCCCACCGGGCGCGCGCCATGGCGGAGGCCGCCGCGGCCACCCCGTCCGGCATGAGCGCCGTCGTCGGCGGCGACCCGGACGACGTGCTCGCCGCCATCGAGGCCGCCGGGCTGTTCCCCGCCAACGTCAACGGGGGCGGGCAGGTCGTCGCCGCCGGCTCGCCGGAGGCGCTCGCCGCCCTGGCCGAGCAGCCGCCGACGCGTGCCCGCGTCATCCCGCTGCAGGTCGCCGGCGCGTTCCACACGCCCTACATGGAGTCCGCGCGGGCCGCGTTCGAGAACGTCGCCACGACGTGGCTCGCCACCGACCCGCGCCTGCCGCTGCTGAGCAACGCGGACGGCGCCGCCTACTCCACCCTCGGCGAGGGCGCGCACGGTCACGGCCGCTCCACGGACGTCCTCGCGCGCCTCTCCGCGCAGGTCACCGCCCCGGTCCGCTGGGACCTGTGCCAGGCCACGCTCGCCGAGCTCGGCGTCACCGCGATCCTCGAGCTCGCCCCCGGCGGCGTCCTCGCCGGGCTCGCCAAGCGCTCCCTCAAGGGCGTCGAGCTCGTCGCCGTGAAGTCCCCGGACGACGTCTCGGCCGCGCGCGACCTCGTCGCCCGCCACTCCGTGGCCGCCGGCGCGGGGGCCACGGGCGGGGACGTCGCCCAGGACGAGCAGTGACCGTTCGCAAGGCGCTGCGCCAGGCCGAGCCCGTCCGGTACTCCCGGATCCTCGCGCTCGGTGCGGAGCGCGGCACGGCCACGGTGACGAACGACGACGTCGCCGGACCGATCGACTCCTCCGACGAGTGGATCCGCCAGCGCACGGGCATCGTCACCCGCCGCCGCGCCACGGCCGACGTCGACGTCATCGACCTCGCCGAGGCCGCCGCCCGCCGGGCGCTCGACGCGGCCGGGCTCACCGGCGCCGACGTCGACGTCGTCATCCTGTCGACCATCACCTGGTTCCACCAGACGCCGGCCGGCGCGGCCGTGCTCGCCGACCGGCTCGGGGCCACCCCGGCCGCCGCCTACGACGTCTCCGCCGCCTGCGCGGGCTACTCGTACGGCATCGCCCAGGCCGACGCCCTCGTGCGCTCGGGCGCCGCACGCCACGTGCTCGTCGTCGGCGCGGAGAAGCTCAGCGACTTCGTCGACCCGACCGACCGCACCATCTCGTTCCTCCTCGGGGACGGGGCCGGCGCGGCCGTCGTCGGCCCGTCGGACACCCCCGGCATCGGCCCGACCGTGTGGGGCTCCGACGGCTCCCGCGCCCAGGCGATCCGGCAGACCCACCCCTGGTCCGACCTGCGCGGCGACCCGGACGCAGGGTTCGCCACCATGCGCCAGGACGGCCAGACCGTCTTCAAGTGGGCCAGCTTCCAGATGGCACCCATCGCCGCGAAGGCGATGGCGGACGCCGGGGTGGAGCCCGAGGACATCCAGGCGTTCGTCCCGCACCAGGCGAACATGCGCATCATCGACCAGATGATCAAGCAGCTCCGGCTGCCCGAGTCGGTGGTCGTGGCCCGCGACATCGCGGACACCGGCAACACGTCGGCCGCGTCCATCCCGCTGGCCGCGCACCGCCTCCTCGCCGAGGGACAGGTGTCCTCCGGCGACCTCGCGCTGCAGATCGGCTTCGGTGCCGGTCTGGTCTACGCGGCCCAGGTGGTCGTCCTGCCGTGACGAAG
This Isoptericola jiangsuensis DNA region includes the following protein-coding sequences:
- a CDS encoding ACP S-malonyltransferase encodes the protein MLAVVCPGQGSQTPGMLAPWLELPGTSDLLDSFSAAAGTDLVQHGTTSDAETIRDTAVAQPLIVSASLLALRAILDGRPTTDVVDVTAGHSVGELAAAAVAGALDDAGAVGLVSHRARAMAEAAAATPSGMSAVVGGDPDDVLAAIEAAGLFPANVNGGGQVVAAGSPEALAALAEQPPTRARVIPLQVAGAFHTPYMESARAAFENVATTWLATDPRLPLLSNADGAAYSTLGEGAHGHGRSTDVLARLSAQVTAPVRWDLCQATLAELGVTAILELAPGGVLAGLAKRSLKGVELVAVKSPDDVSAARDLVARHSVAAGAGATGGDVAQDEQ
- a CDS encoding beta-ketoacyl-ACP synthase III, with the protein product MTVRKALRQAEPVRYSRILALGAERGTATVTNDDVAGPIDSSDEWIRQRTGIVTRRRATADVDVIDLAEAAARRALDAAGLTGADVDVVILSTITWFHQTPAGAAVLADRLGATPAAAYDVSAACAGYSYGIAQADALVRSGAARHVLVVGAEKLSDFVDPTDRTISFLLGDGAGAAVVGPSDTPGIGPTVWGSDGSRAQAIRQTHPWSDLRGDPDAGFATMRQDGQTVFKWASFQMAPIAAKAMADAGVEPEDIQAFVPHQANMRIIDQMIKQLRLPESVVVARDIADTGNTSAASIPLAAHRLLAEGQVSSGDLALQIGFGAGLVYAAQVVVLP